The sequence below is a genomic window from Carassius carassius chromosome 45, fCarCar2.1, whole genome shotgun sequence.
TCGGCAGCCAGGTGACTTGCCGTGCGAAGGCCGTGGTTGGCGCTCTCAGGGTCAGCACCCTCCGTCAGAAGCATTTTTACCGTTGGTAGGTGGCCTTTCTGCGCGGCCAGGTGCAAGGCGGTGCAGCCGTTGGCCGTCCGGCTGTGGATATCGGCACCGTGTTTCACAAGCAACCTTGAAGTGCTGGTGTGGCCGGTTTCCGCAGCCACATGAAGAGGAGTGTGGCCATCAGAGGTGAGATGCACATTAGCGCCGAGCTCCACCAGGATCCGTGCCACCCGGTACTGGCCCCTTTGAGATGCCAGATGGAGCGGAGTGCGCCCATCCGATGTCTGGCCATCAACATCAGCACCTGCCTGCTTAACCAGGAGCTTCACAATTCCCAAATGGCCTTTCCAGGCAGCCAGATGTAGCGCCGTCCAGTCATCTTTACCTTTCACATGGACGTCAGCTCCACGACTTAGCAAGACCCTCACCACATTCTCCTGTCCATGGTGGCAGGCGATATGTGTCGGCGTGCGTCCCTGAGCGTCTGTTTCGTTAATGAAAGCACAGCGATCAAGAAGTAAACGGGACAGGGCTTCATCACCGTTCTGGGCTGCGAAGTGTAGAGGTGTGTACTGGTCCTCATCCTTAGCATTGACATTTGTTGTCTTGCGGCTCAGCAGAATCTCAGACACTCCTTTCAGTCGCTTTTCGGCGGCCAGGTGGAGGGGCGTGGCTCCGTGAATATTGGGTAAATTTGGGTTGCAGTTACTAAGTAGCAGAAACTTAACCGCTTCCTCATTGGCCAGACTCACTGCGAAGTGGAGCAGGTTGTTGCCGCCCTCCAAAAGCAAGTCAACATCTTGTGGTTGGAGGATCTTCATCAGCTTGGCAATGTCCTCAGTACGAATGGCTTCACAAAGCTTCTTCTTCTGTAACTCACCGGAGTCTAAGTAGTACATAAACACAGTGAAGAATAATAAATTGAGTACAAAGAATTTTATGGCACACTGATTAGACTTTTAGGATTATCAGATTCATCAAGTTTTTGCTCAGCAAATCTCTGACGATCAATAATATTTGCAGAATCAAAtccaaaacaaataacaaaatgaaaaaaacgaatcaaaaacaaacaactcaaaacaaataaaacaaactcaaagaaaataaaaaaacaaataaaataaaaaacaaaaataaataaaaccaaacatctgaaaggaaaaagaaaataacaaaataaacaaaacaaataaaataaaaagcaaaaagcaacacaaaacaaataacaaacaaatctcaaacaaaataaaaaagcaaaacaaaaatatcaaataaaacaaacaaacaactaaaaagtaaaagaaaataatgaaataaactaaacacagaaaaaagcaaaacaaacaacaacacaaaataaataaattaaataccctacaaaaaaaaaattccagatgCTACTGTGGCTTTTCTCTTACCATTCACAGCACTTTCTTTTTCAAAGGACAATGTAATCGAGCCTTGGGATGAAAAAGCTGAGTCCACGGAGGAGATTCCTGACAGTCTCTTGCTGGTGTTGTCTTTGCTCTCAAGGGACTCTTCCTCGACATTGCTAAAACTGCGAGACAAGCCGGAGTCAATCTGACACAGCAGCTCAGACAGGCTGTAGTCTTTCTCAGGTAACATGGCTGACTTCGGCCTCATCGGCTTTTGGTTGTTATTCTGTATGTGAAGAAAAGGAGAACAGATTCTTTGTAAGAGAACAATTCATCAACAATGAAGATTAGCAACAATGTTTTCTTATTTTAGAAACAATGGAGGGAGCCACATgaattataaatgaatacatcACTGTAGATACAAACAGTTAATCCAAATACACAACATTTGACAAATGAAGAACATTGTATTCTTcctaaaataaactgttttatatGCTCACAGAAAATAACAAAGGGGTTCTGCTAAAGCAATGCAGTTTGGTGGCATTCTCTGTCTCTGATGAAAGACTGTCATCTTGGTAAAACATTTACACTATGTACTTAagactaaaacaaacaaataccaaAGAGTTGCCTAATAACTTGGGGACAGGAAGTTTAAACCTCATCGGAGGTCAATCTAGATGACTCATATGAACATAGCTTGCTGGAAACACTGCTTTACGTAGGacacatttaaatttatgcatctGATATTACCTGTTCACTGGAGGCTGGGGCAGGACAAGGGGTAGAGTCTGTTTCTGAAGAAACGGAAGCTCTGGACTCGTCATGAGGTTTGGTGCACAACTCCTCAGCCTCTGAAGTGATCTCTGTAGGAGAACGGGAACAATGTTTCAATGAACAATGatagtgaactttttttttaaggaaagtcTGGTATACCTCTTTATAGAATTTTTTCCTGAAATTACAAAACCTATTTACTATAAAAATGGATTGAAGAACAGGAATGGCACATTGTTTCATGGCAGTTTATTGGTCTGGTTGCCTGGCATATTTGGTCATGTCACTGTTGCAATGCAACTCTGGCTCCTGTGACTCAGCAGGTTCATCACTGGTGTGGTCGAAGTGAGAGACACTCACCTTGAAAATTGGGTCTGGCTTCCGGGGAATGTGCCCAGCATTTCTGCATTAGGGACAGGAAGCCTGAGCAGGCCTGAGGACGACTGCGAGGAATAATGCTGAGATCTGGACGAACGCCCTTCACCACCTTCACCATTATCTGCAGGATGTTATTGTCTCCTATGAAACAGACAGCAAATAAAAACATTAGTTTTTTGCCACGCAACAGAAAATAAGTGACACACTAAAGTTATATTTCACTCAAAGAACTGATgccactgtattttatgtatcatCCTCTTTCATTCTTCACGGTTTTAATCCATTTTCaattttcaaataatttcaaaatttttattctttacttttattgttgtgattattttgatgatcattttaattatttttatgtagagcactttaaattaccattatatatgaaatgtgctatataaataaacttgccttcaCCACAAAAATCAACAGAAAAACGATTTTGTATTACTAAAAAAATACAACTCAAAACTGTTTGTAGTACATTTCCCTTAAATTCTCATTTTAAGCAGATCTAAAACATTTGatttcttttgttattttatattattgtaatgcttgacacaatgttttgttttatttccgACGATCATAAATTAAAAGCAGTACAATTAATTCTACAGTGATGTGTAAGTActgcaatttaaattaaatttaaataatatattgttatttttatactaatataatatactaataaACATGGAGTGGGGGATTAAcataagcaaacttttttttttatgtttacatacatttttgaCAATATCCTATAGATATTGTTTTCATTAGACCAGTAAAAAGAAATCAACAGTTCTCTCAGAGGCTCCTAATTTCATATCCTGTGATTTCAACTTTCATTGTAAATCAGGAtactatttattttccttttggaAAGAGTTGTTTGGCAGCCAAATGATTCCATTCACGGCTGCCAAACACAACAATTCTGCCtctattttcaaaacttttttgttTCAATTTTTCACACGGAATTCTTGTAATTGCTGgttacagaaaaaaagtcatatttttcTCTTCCCTTCTAGATTTACCCGGAAATCACAACCAGataaacacacagacactccCTCACGGAGAGCCAGTCAGATTGAAATGAATGCCAAAAATCCATGTTTACGGGATCTGATGCCGCCCATAGTAAAGATAAACAATAATAAGGCTTCCAcacaatctcaaaaaaaaaaacctttaagagACCGATTTTATGACTTACCTTGATATGGCTTCTTCTGAGTGAGGATTCCCCAGATAACAATCGAAAAACTGTGAAGGAACACATGTGTTAGACAACACTGACTCAACCATTAAAAGGTGGTTTTGACAAACAGAAGCTGATCTCGTATTTCATTTACAATTTCACACAATGACAACAATTCAAAATGGCTGACCTGTACACATCGTGTTTAACGTCAGAGATTCTGTCTTTTTCTATGATTCTCTCTGGAGGAAGGTAGGCGATGGTGCCACAAAACCCATCGCGGCTCATATCATCATTCCTGGCAAAGCCGTTCCACCTTGCCAGGCCGAAGTCAGAAATCTAAAAGGAAGAACACAATGAATTCGGTTTAGTTTTTAGACTTCACATTTTAAATCAGATTAGGttttctgtaagtgttatttacTGCGAATTTTCCAGAAAGTCGCCTACAAGTGCTCTACTAGGTGGCGAAGCCTTGATTTTGTAAGCATATGTAGGCGTGTGTGTGCCAGCCCTTCATTAACGCTGCCTAGCTTTAGCTTGTTCAGACTGGTCTGGGATGCGTGTTTACATCTAGCCTTTTCAATCCGACACGACGATTCCCACCCATCCCTCGTGACACCTGCTTACTCATCTATGGGAAAGCTGGATATAAATGGGATAAAGCATGGGAAAGCTTTTCAACCCTCAGGGAATTTTCTGGAAAGGTATGTGGGGACCGTGAAAAGAAAATGATAGGTGTGCCCTTCCCCCCCGTCACTTTTGAAATCCTTATGAATTTTCCCCCATAGATGATCTGACACAACCGAGATTAAAACTGTTGTTCGCTCGTCAGCGCAGGATTAGGATTAAAATCCTTCAAGCTGACAGGATGTTTTCATGAACATGAAACGCATAATGTAGACATGTAAATCAAAATGtagctgtttatttttttacaccatAATCATTCCTTTAAGGTAATTTATAACCTTTTAAAACAGTGTTTCCCAAATTGGGGTTTGTAAAAACACAAGGGGTTCACTGATGAAAATCtactaatataattaaaattaaaaaaaaatgtacaattaaaataaaacattttcaaaaacgctaaaagagatgaaatatttgatttgtttacctgcatgtgacCATAATCCAACAACAGAGAAATGTGTTGTAAAATACTAACTTAAAATCTTTTTATCAAAGGTGTTCATCTTAAatcttaataaacaaataaacaaattaatacaaattaattaatttaaaacaatttatccATTTAGTGAATGAattgtagtgctgtcaaacaattaatcacaattaatcgcatccagaataaaagtatatatgtgtgtaatataatatatgtgtgtgtactgtgtatatttattatgtatatataaatacacatgcagtatatattttgaatatatttacatgtatatatttatattcatataatttatacataaatatatttaaaatataaacattacatttttcttaaatatatacatgtgtgtatttatatatacataataaatatacacagtaaacacacatatattatgtaaacaaaaacttttatttttatttgtaatcgcTGCATCAATGCAGTGCAGTTTATTTA
It includes:
- the LOC132127626 gene encoding receptor-interacting serine/threonine-protein kinase 4-like, which encodes MDVPENSPGIMGLLKNFDASEFGSWEKIGSGGFGQVYKVRHMQWKTWLAIKCPPSLHSDEKERAELLEEAKKMEAAKFRYILPVYGICSDPQGLVMEYMETGSLETLLASEPLPWELRFRIIHETAVGMNFLHCMNPPLLHLDLKPANILLDAHYHIKISDFGLARWNGFARNDDMSRDGFCGTIAYLPPERIIEKDRISDVKHDVYSFSIVIWGILTQKKPYQGDNNILQIMVKVVKGVRPDLSIIPRSRPQACSGFLSLMQKCWAHSPEARPNFQEITSEAEELCTKPHDESRASVSSETDSTPCPAPASSEQNNNQKPMRPKSAMLPEKDYSLSELLCQIDSGLSRSFSNVEEESLESKDNTSKRLSGISSVDSAFSSQGSITLSFEKESAVNDSGELQKKKLCEAIRTEDIAKLMKILQPQDVDLLLEGGNNLLHFAVSLANEEAVKFLLLSNCNPNLPNIHGATPLHLAAEKRLKGVSEILLSRKTTNVNAKDEDQYTPLHFAAQNGDEALSRLLLDRCAFINETDAQGRTPTHIACHHGQENVVRVLLSRGADVHVKGKDDWTALHLAAWKGHLGIVKLLVKQAGADVDGQTSDGRTPLHLASQRGQYRVARILVELGANVHLTSDGHTPLHVAAETGHTSTSRLLVKHGADIHSRTANGCTALHLAAQKGHLPTVKMLLTEGADPESANHGLRTASHLAAESGYCEVLKELLQSCPDVANAQDRNGFTPLHLAVRGGYKDAICVLLERGADSAPLSPQPIGEHSLDYTSESEPESPNPLTPTKLQRKVVVLKLTTHKNTDNTLIPVDSPCESALC